A section of the Delphinus delphis chromosome 1, mDelDel1.2, whole genome shotgun sequence genome encodes:
- the RNF186 gene encoding E3 ubiquitin-protein ligase RNF186 encodes MACTELLHQPQLTSKEATASDTAGPAGGHRGSADSNLECLVCRESYSRARLPKLLGCQHTFCAVCLKLLLCVQDDTWSITCPLCRKVTAVPGGLICSLRDQEAVLGQLAQPGPEVQLCPQGLVNPATLRAGHPSLAGEDEQDTESANCVAARRLAVHLFLLVLLLVLILPFIYPGIIWWMLTFIVALALLLSMLFCCHRSSQAGYWSSPRTLFCREQKPSEISSIA; translated from the coding sequence ATGGCCTGCACTGAGCTCCTGCATCAGCCCCAGCTTACGTCCAAAGAAGCCACTGCCTCTGACACCGCGGGCCCTGCTGGGGGCCATCGCGGCTCCGCGGATAGCAACCTGGAGTGCCTGGTGTGCCGGGAGTCCTATAGCCGTGCCCGGCTGCCCAAGCTGCTGGGCTGCCAGCATACCTTCTGTGCCGTCTGCCTGAAGCTGCTGCTGTGCGTGCAGGACGACACCTGGTCCATCACCTGCCCACTGTGCCGCAAGGTCACTGCCGTCCCCGGGGGTCTCATCTGCAGCCTGCGTGACCAGGAGGCCGTGCTGGGGCAGCTGGCCCAGCCGGGCCCAGAGGTGCAGCTCTGTCCTCAGGGACTGGTGAATCCTGCTACCCTGAGAGCAGGGCATCCCAGCTTAGCCGGAGAGGATGAACAGGACACGGAGAGTGCCAACTGCGTGGCAGCGCGGCGCCTGGCGGTACACCTGTTCCTGCTGGTCCTGCTCCTCGTCCTCATCCTGCCCTTCATCTACCCGGGCATCATCTGGTGGATGCTCACCTTCATCGTCGCACTGGCCCTGCTGTTGTCCATGCTTTTCTGCTGTCACCGCAGCAGCCAGGCCGGCTACTGGTCCTCCCCCAGGACTCTCTTCTGCAGAGAGCAGAAACCCAGCGAGATCTCTTCCATCGCCTGA